The following coding sequences lie in one Synechococcus sp. CC9902 genomic window:
- a CDS encoding FAD-binding oxidoreductase, which translates to MDQAPLDLFNPQAQDAGSLEVLCPSQAELPDLLQGWSGPRPLRVCSGGTSSMAAAHNQCTLDLRPQLNRIAWQSSDHSVWIGGGCRMGDVLQALLPHGQSIATGLSGLPGLGYVLTGGMGPRSRALGLAIDHLLEIRGVWGNGEEFWLQRHHDGDTPEWRALCGAAPFLAVVTEVRLLTHPLIPLWVQQCHGPSDALPDWIKEAEASDASISLQWHWGDADRVDILRVYDQDPGLPGLERIDGLHQLPALVVPRPGADRVHSEVVGLLGPARAADWNDCMPLLLDYMRRRPHPSCSLSGQQLGGATSLVPSDLSSFHHRDAVWKPWMTAGWVAGDLAMRQRSLQWLEELWRVLQPLCPGVHLAQLHDHLPFHQRELEQAFGGWLPGLKSLKQKYDPAGNLPTL; encoded by the coding sequence ATGGATCAGGCTCCCCTCGATCTATTCAATCCGCAGGCTCAAGATGCTGGCTCTCTGGAAGTCTTGTGCCCGTCTCAGGCTGAGTTGCCCGATTTGCTTCAAGGCTGGTCCGGGCCGCGGCCCTTGCGGGTCTGCAGTGGTGGGACAAGTTCAATGGCAGCAGCCCACAACCAATGCACGCTTGATCTACGACCGCAACTGAATCGGATCGCTTGGCAGAGCTCCGATCATTCCGTCTGGATTGGTGGTGGTTGTCGGATGGGGGATGTGCTTCAAGCCCTGCTTCCCCATGGTCAATCCATCGCAACCGGTTTGTCTGGTTTGCCCGGACTTGGCTATGTCTTGACAGGCGGAATGGGTCCCCGAAGCCGTGCGCTGGGTTTGGCCATTGATCACCTCCTTGAAATCCGTGGGGTGTGGGGAAATGGGGAGGAATTTTGGCTTCAGCGCCATCACGATGGCGATACACCTGAGTGGAGAGCTCTTTGTGGTGCTGCGCCGTTTCTGGCTGTCGTCACGGAGGTGCGTTTGCTCACCCATCCCCTGATTCCGCTTTGGGTTCAGCAGTGCCATGGTCCATCCGATGCACTCCCCGATTGGATCAAAGAGGCTGAAGCGTCGGATGCATCCATCAGCCTCCAGTGGCATTGGGGGGATGCCGATCGGGTGGACATCTTGCGGGTATACGACCAAGACCCTGGCCTTCCAGGACTTGAGCGCATCGACGGTTTGCATCAATTGCCCGCCTTGGTGGTTCCCCGTCCGGGAGCGGATCGTGTGCACTCTGAGGTGGTGGGTTTGTTGGGGCCTGCACGAGCCGCTGATTGGAACGATTGCATGCCTCTTCTTCTGGATTACATGCGTCGCCGTCCCCACCCTTCATGCAGCCTGTCGGGCCAGCAATTGGGCGGTGCTACCTCCCTGGTGCCCAGTGATCTCAGCTCGTTCCACCACCGTGACGCTGTTTGGAAGCCTTGGATGACGGCGGGTTGGGTCGCTGGTGATCTAGCGATGCGTCAACGCAGCCTGCAGTGGCTCGAGGAGCTTTGGCGTGTGTTGCAACCGCTCTGCCCAGGTGTTCATCTGGCGCAACTCCACGACCATCTTCCGTTTCATCAACGTGAACTTGAGCAAGCTTTTGGCGGTTGGCTGCCTGGCTTGAAAAGTCTTAAGCAGAAGTACGACCCCGCTGGCAACCTGCCGACGCTCTGA
- a CDS encoding DUF2811 domain-containing protein, with amino-acid sequence MDRNHLEKCHGLGATDAVVSTSTPHLIRSASAQTHAYVSLEAEIPEVLYRGMKDFIGDHPSWDQYRVMSSALAHFLFQNGSDNRAVSERYLDDLFMQSDP; translated from the coding sequence ATGGATCGAAACCACTTGGAAAAATGTCATGGTTTGGGAGCAACAGATGCTGTTGTTTCCACAAGCACGCCTCACCTCATCAGGAGTGCGTCTGCGCAAACCCATGCCTACGTCAGCCTCGAAGCAGAAATTCCTGAAGTGCTGTATCGCGGCATGAAGGATTTCATTGGAGATCACCCCAGCTGGGATCAATACCGGGTGATGAGTTCGGCGCTCGCCCACTTTCTTTTCCAAAACGGCAGCGACAATCGGGCCGTGAGCGAGCGCTATCTCGACGATTTGTTTATGCAGTCCGATCCCTAA
- a CDS encoding ABC transporter permease subunit (The N-terminal region of this protein, as described by TIGR01726, is a three transmembrane segment that identifies a subfamily of ABC transporter permease subunits, which specificities that include histidine, arginine, glutamine, glutamate, L-cystine (sic), the opines (in Agrobacterium) octopine and nopaline, etc.), which translates to MFRQGRFWVQLCVVVALIAFAGLLINNITVNLIRTGLGLDFGWLWRPAGFALAETALPYAPTDSYAWALTIGWLNSLKVILVGLLLATTLGVAAGAARSSRNRLLRSLSGGYVALIRQVPLLLQLLFWYFVAFLGLPDTPVGGLIHFSNQGIRLLGLNLSVEFCSVLTGLVVFTGASIAEIVRGGINAVSRGQWEAFRSLGLSEGLGLRRIVLPQALPAILPALTSQYLNLAKNSTLAIAVGYADLYAVSDTTITQTGRAIEGFLLLLLSFLLLNLLLSGGMALMNRVVLGRLQRSR; encoded by the coding sequence ATGTTTCGTCAAGGACGCTTCTGGGTTCAGCTTTGCGTTGTTGTTGCCTTGATCGCGTTTGCCGGTCTGTTGATTAACAACATCACCGTGAATTTGATTCGCACAGGTCTGGGACTTGATTTCGGTTGGCTATGGCGTCCGGCGGGTTTCGCCCTTGCAGAGACTGCGCTGCCCTATGCCCCAACCGACAGCTATGCCTGGGCCCTGACCATTGGTTGGTTGAACAGCCTCAAGGTGATTTTGGTGGGGTTGTTGCTGGCCACCACGCTTGGGGTGGCAGCTGGAGCTGCCCGGAGCAGTCGCAATCGCTTGTTGCGCAGTCTTTCTGGTGGCTATGTGGCGTTGATTCGCCAAGTGCCGCTGTTGCTGCAGTTGCTCTTTTGGTATTTCGTGGCCTTTTTGGGGTTGCCAGACACTCCCGTGGGTGGATTGATCCACTTCTCCAACCAGGGCATACGCCTTTTGGGGCTGAATCTCAGCGTGGAGTTTTGCTCGGTGCTTACGGGGTTGGTGGTGTTCACAGGAGCCTCGATCGCCGAAATCGTTCGAGGCGGAATTAATGCGGTGTCGCGTGGCCAGTGGGAAGCCTTTCGAAGTCTTGGTTTGTCGGAGGGTTTGGGTCTACGCCGGATCGTCTTGCCCCAGGCCTTGCCGGCGATTCTTCCGGCGCTCACCAGTCAATATCTCAACCTTGCGAAGAACAGCACGCTTGCCATTGCGGTGGGTTATGCCGATCTCTACGCCGTGAGTGATACAACCATCACTCAAACGGGCCGTGCCATTGAAGGTTTTCTGTTGTTGTTGCTCAGTTTCTTGTTGCTGAATTTGCTCCTCAGTGGCGGTATGGCCTTGATGAATCGGGTGGTGCTGGGTCGTCTGCAGAGGAGTCGCTGA
- a CDS encoding amino acid ABC transporter ATP-binding protein yields the protein MTIAIRATDLVKSYSPGLRALDGVSLDVTSGEVLVVMGPSGSGKSTLIRTFNGLETLDSGELDVLGVRLDAAHEERQVRAIRERVGMVFQQFNLFPHLSILDNITLAPIKVQKRAKAAAEQRAIELLDQMGIREQARKYPAQLSGGQQQRVAIARALALDPEVMLFDEPTSALDPERVKEVLDAMRQLAQGGMTMVVVTHELGFAREVADRVMFMDQGQVVETSDPQTFFSNAREERSRRFLSQMM from the coding sequence ATGACGATCGCTATTCGTGCCACTGATCTGGTGAAGAGCTATTCCCCAGGGCTGCGGGCTCTTGATGGGGTTTCGCTGGACGTGACCAGTGGCGAGGTGTTGGTGGTGATGGGGCCTTCGGGCTCGGGTAAGAGCACCTTGATTCGCACCTTCAATGGATTGGAAACGCTGGATAGCGGCGAACTGGATGTGCTCGGTGTGCGGTTGGATGCCGCCCATGAGGAACGCCAAGTGCGGGCGATTCGCGAGCGGGTGGGGATGGTGTTTCAGCAGTTCAACCTGTTCCCCCACCTCTCGATTCTCGACAACATCACCTTGGCGCCAATCAAGGTGCAAAAGCGTGCCAAAGCCGCGGCGGAGCAGCGCGCGATTGAGCTGCTCGATCAGATGGGAATCCGCGAGCAAGCGCGCAAATATCCGGCCCAGCTCAGTGGTGGCCAGCAGCAGCGCGTTGCAATTGCGCGGGCCTTGGCGTTGGATCCAGAGGTGATGCTTTTTGATGAGCCCACCAGTGCGTTGGATCCAGAGCGGGTGAAGGAGGTGCTGGATGCGATGCGTCAGTTGGCGCAGGGCGGGATGACGATGGTTGTGGTGACCCATGAGCTTGGCTTTGCCCGCGAGGTGGCCGACCGGGTGATGTTCATGGATCAGGGCCAAGTGGTGGAAACGTCAGACCCGCAAACCTTTTTCAGCAATGCCCGGGAAGAACGCAGTCGACGTTTTCTCAGCCAGATGATGTGA
- a CDS encoding GMC oxidoreductase, protein MSSSSQMVEGVWDAIVVGSGASGGVAAMTLAEGGARVLVIDAGPNLSSSEALTSEPGNLMRRLAGLMSGQHRRQAQHPGYWKANPRLYADERLHPYHHPPDRPFLWTRGLQVGGRSLTWGGITLRLSDEDFTGVQLEGEEVSWPIRSQDLTAHYSALEQFLKVHGGSNHLTHLPDGATEPALPSTAAEQRFMEAVADQLGIDVIPSRGFGPHDPSRDGPWPRSSSCGSTLPRAMATGRVQLLSNHLVERLELTSSGSKATGVVAVNQANGNRYLIPGDLVVLAASTIQSVSILLRSSEQVQRGGVVDPSGRLGTRLMDHVSTSQFFAFPGSSSGPQPPLTGAGSFFIPFGRHLHQPSDQPTFQGGYGLWGGIGRFDPPAVLKRRANTTTGFLIGHGEVLPRADNRVTLQGQVDRWDVAVPHINCQWSANELAMVDHMRGRIQACISAAGGESLPIKDLFYLPLVEPFLKGAVALTEGAAPPGYYIHEVGGAAFGCDERSSVLNSSNQLWRAPNVLVVDGACWPTSAWQSPTLTMMAISRRACLLALRDRTA, encoded by the coding sequence ATGAGTAGCTCCAGCCAGATGGTCGAAGGTGTTTGGGACGCCATCGTTGTTGGCTCTGGAGCGAGTGGCGGCGTCGCCGCCATGACCTTGGCGGAAGGGGGGGCCAGGGTGTTGGTCATTGATGCGGGGCCGAACCTCAGCAGCAGCGAAGCACTGACCTCAGAGCCCGGCAATTTGATGCGTCGTTTGGCTGGTCTGATGAGTGGACAGCATCGACGTCAGGCCCAACACCCTGGGTACTGGAAAGCCAACCCCCGGTTATATGCCGATGAGCGGTTGCATCCCTACCACCATCCGCCCGATCGTCCGTTTCTCTGGACTCGTGGTTTGCAAGTGGGCGGTCGCAGCCTCACCTGGGGCGGCATCACCCTTCGACTGTCCGATGAGGATTTCACGGGTGTTCAACTCGAGGGTGAAGAGGTGTCGTGGCCGATCAGGAGCCAAGACCTAACAGCGCATTACTCCGCTCTAGAACAATTTCTGAAGGTGCATGGTGGATCCAACCACCTAACCCATCTTCCGGACGGAGCCACCGAGCCTGCTCTCCCCTCCACTGCCGCAGAACAACGCTTTATGGAAGCGGTAGCGGATCAGCTCGGCATCGATGTGATTCCATCGCGGGGATTTGGCCCCCACGACCCCAGCCGTGATGGCCCTTGGCCGCGTTCCAGCAGTTGTGGCAGCACCCTGCCCCGCGCAATGGCCACGGGAAGGGTCCAGCTGCTTTCCAATCACCTCGTCGAGCGCCTTGAGCTGACGTCTTCGGGTTCAAAAGCCACCGGAGTTGTCGCCGTTAACCAAGCCAATGGCAATCGCTATCTCATCCCTGGTGATCTGGTCGTGCTGGCCGCGTCCACCATTCAGTCGGTGTCGATCTTGTTGCGCTCGAGTGAGCAAGTTCAGCGGGGCGGTGTGGTCGATCCATCCGGGCGCCTTGGAACACGATTGATGGACCATGTGTCCACGAGTCAGTTTTTTGCGTTTCCAGGATCGAGCTCTGGGCCCCAGCCACCCCTCACTGGAGCCGGTAGCTTTTTTATTCCTTTTGGACGTCATCTCCATCAGCCTTCCGACCAGCCGACATTCCAGGGCGGTTATGGATTGTGGGGGGGGATCGGACGTTTTGACCCGCCGGCTGTCCTGAAGCGTCGGGCTAACACCACGACAGGATTTTTGATTGGTCATGGAGAAGTTCTTCCCCGGGCTGACAACAGGGTGACCCTGCAGGGACAAGTGGATCGTTGGGATGTGGCTGTTCCCCATATCAACTGCCAATGGAGCGCCAACGAATTGGCAATGGTGGATCACATGCGTGGACGGATTCAGGCTTGCATCTCTGCTGCAGGGGGGGAATCCTTGCCAATCAAAGACCTGTTTTACCTGCCTTTGGTCGAGCCCTTTTTAAAAGGCGCAGTGGCCCTAACCGAGGGGGCAGCTCCTCCTGGCTATTACATCCACGAAGTCGGAGGAGCGGCATTTGGTTGTGATGAACGCAGCAGCGTTCTCAACTCGAGCAATCAACTGTGGAGAGCACCAAATGTGCTTGTTGTGGATGGCGCTTGTTGGCCAACCTCCGCTTGGCAGTCTCCAACCCTCACGATGATGGCGATCAGTCGACGCGCTTGCCTCCTTGCCCTTAGGGATCGGACTGCATAA
- a CDS encoding amino acid ABC transporter permease: MNRWLDRWLTLLLLALIGWAGWSCLHWLWNGADWTVVMTNLPLYAVGSYPEDERWRPLLCIVAVVVLIVITLVGPRQAGWRRAIPLLWSGMAPLGLWLLAGGLGLAPVGTQSWGGFSLTLLLTAGSGMLALPLGVLLALGRRSDLPVLRGSSTAYIELMRAVPLIAVLFFGQLLIPLFLPPGVEINRVLRAVVAFALFAAAYIAEDVRGGLQAIPPTQREAAMVLGLSPRQTLQLVVLPQAFRVALPSLTNQAVGLLQNTSLMAILGLVELLGISRSLLANPAFIGRYLEVYIWLAAVYWLACTAMALLARHLEIQLDPVRSAR; the protein is encoded by the coding sequence ATGAACCGATGGTTGGATCGTTGGCTCACTTTGCTTCTGTTGGCGTTGATCGGTTGGGCGGGTTGGTCTTGCCTGCACTGGTTATGGAATGGGGCCGACTGGACGGTTGTGATGACCAACTTGCCGCTCTATGCGGTGGGCAGTTATCCGGAGGATGAACGTTGGCGGCCCTTGCTTTGCATCGTGGCTGTTGTTGTTCTGATCGTGATCACCTTGGTGGGTCCGCGTCAGGCCGGTTGGCGCCGAGCCATCCCACTGCTTTGGAGTGGGATGGCTCCCCTTGGCCTCTGGCTTCTCGCCGGGGGGCTTGGCCTTGCGCCTGTGGGAACGCAGAGTTGGGGTGGATTCAGCCTCACGCTGCTGCTCACGGCTGGAAGCGGCATGTTGGCGTTGCCGCTCGGGGTTTTATTAGCGCTGGGGCGTCGCAGTGATCTTCCTGTGCTGAGAGGGAGCAGCACGGCTTACATCGAGTTGATGCGGGCCGTACCTCTCATTGCGGTGTTGTTTTTTGGACAGCTATTGATTCCCCTGTTCCTGCCACCTGGGGTGGAGATCAACCGTGTGCTGCGGGCTGTGGTGGCCTTTGCCTTGTTTGCAGCGGCTTACATCGCTGAAGATGTGCGCGGCGGTCTTCAAGCGATTCCACCCACCCAGCGGGAGGCGGCGATGGTGCTCGGGCTTTCACCGCGACAAACCCTGCAGCTGGTGGTGTTGCCCCAAGCCTTTCGCGTTGCCTTGCCTTCTCTGACCAATCAAGCGGTGGGCTTACTTCAAAACACAAGCCTGATGGCGATTTTGGGATTGGTGGAACTGTTGGGGATCAGCCGCAGCCTGTTGGCGAATCCAGCCTTCATTGGTCGTTATCTCGAGGTGTACATCTGGCTTGCTGCGGTTTACTGGCTGGCGTGCACGGCGATGGCTCTGCTGGCCCGTCACCTTGAAATCCAGCTCGACCCAGTCCGTTCTGCCCGATGA
- a CDS encoding SulP family inorganic anion transporter: MANRSSSTLVNQWFSNPSKDLLSGLVVAFAMIPEAIAFSGIAGVDPKVGLFGAFCLSLTIAVVGGRMAMITSATGSTALLMTGLVASGEGIGPGLGVKYLLVAGLVTGVLQILWGYMRLADQMRFVPQGVLSGFVNALALLIFQAQLPQLGFGGGHGEGGDHAAGLLLPHGGQVPVVWALVMLGLVIIYGLPRLTRAVPSQLVAIVVLTAISIGFHFDIPTVSSLGNLPDGLPSFGIPFGQGSGGVPFNLETLGLVLPTALAISLVGLMESFLTQDILDDKTDSPSNKNVEARGQGIANIVSSLFGGMAGCALVGQSVMNIDNGGRTRLSTLFSGVSLLAMILLAGSWLKQIPMAALVAVMISIAVSTADINGLRNVRRIPKSDTSVMLMTFAVTMLTTPHNLALGVLAGVALAGILFSRKVAKVIRVESDQISAQERHYRVIGQLFFVSTIYFVQGFDLHDHPERISIDLSQAHIWDQSGVAALDQVIRKLRLGGSEVTVVGLNQESLDLFERIGGQESSHA, translated from the coding sequence ATGGCCAATCGATCCAGTTCAACTCTGGTGAATCAGTGGTTCTCTAATCCCAGTAAGGACCTGCTTTCAGGCCTGGTCGTCGCCTTCGCGATGATTCCAGAAGCGATTGCGTTCTCTGGAATTGCTGGGGTTGATCCCAAGGTCGGACTTTTTGGTGCCTTTTGTCTGTCCCTAACGATTGCGGTCGTCGGCGGACGGATGGCCATGATTACGTCCGCGACCGGATCAACAGCCTTGTTAATGACTGGCCTTGTGGCCAGTGGTGAAGGTATTGGCCCAGGTTTGGGGGTGAAATATTTGTTGGTGGCTGGTCTCGTAACCGGGGTCCTCCAGATTCTCTGGGGTTACATGCGATTGGCCGATCAGATGCGCTTTGTTCCCCAGGGGGTCCTCAGCGGATTTGTGAATGCCTTGGCTCTGCTGATTTTTCAAGCGCAGCTTCCCCAACTTGGTTTTGGCGGTGGGCATGGTGAGGGAGGTGACCATGCGGCGGGTTTGTTGTTGCCCCATGGCGGCCAGGTGCCGGTGGTGTGGGCTTTGGTGATGTTGGGGCTCGTGATCATTTATGGATTGCCACGGCTGACGCGGGCTGTTCCCTCTCAGCTGGTGGCGATCGTTGTTCTCACGGCCATCAGCATTGGGTTCCACTTCGACATCCCCACGGTCAGCAGCCTCGGCAACCTTCCAGATGGCTTGCCCAGCTTTGGCATTCCCTTCGGACAAGGCAGTGGAGGTGTGCCCTTCAACCTTGAAACCCTCGGTTTGGTCTTGCCCACTGCTTTGGCCATCTCCCTAGTGGGCTTGATGGAAAGCTTTCTCACACAAGACATTCTTGACGATAAAACCGATTCACCCTCCAACAAAAATGTTGAAGCCCGCGGTCAAGGCATCGCCAACATCGTGTCTTCGCTTTTTGGCGGTATGGCTGGCTGCGCCTTGGTTGGTCAATCGGTGATGAACATCGACAACGGCGGCAGAACCCGCCTTTCGACATTGTTCTCGGGCGTCAGTCTGTTGGCCATGATCCTTTTGGCAGGCTCCTGGCTGAAGCAGATTCCAATGGCTGCTTTGGTAGCCGTGATGATCAGCATCGCGGTGAGTACTGCCGACATCAATGGCCTGCGCAATGTGCGTCGGATTCCAAAGAGCGACACCTCCGTGATGCTGATGACGTTTGCCGTCACCATGCTCACGACGCCGCACAACTTGGCGCTTGGAGTGTTGGCCGGTGTTGCCTTGGCCGGCATTTTGTTCAGCCGCAAAGTTGCCAAGGTGATCCGGGTGGAATCGGATCAGATCAGTGCTCAAGAACGCCACTACCGGGTGATTGGTCAGTTGTTTTTTGTCAGCACGATCTATTTCGTCCAAGGATTTGATCTGCACGATCATCCCGAGCGGATCAGCATCGACCTCTCGCAGGCCCATATCTGGGATCAAAGTGGTGTAGCAGCCCTGGATCAAGTGATCCGCAAGTTACGCCTCGGTGGCTCAGAGGTCACCGTTGTGGGATTGAATCAAGAATCCCTTGATTTATTTGAACGGATTGGAGGGCAAGAGTCATCCCATGCTTAA
- a CDS encoding asparaginase, which yields MTLSSGFSSAARSGQAPLQVTLRRGTISESVHRVHAVVCDGQGRVLLSAGDAGFETFIRSALKPFQALPFLSSGAADQMDVGERGIAISCASHAGTNLHAREAFKLLWKAELDPSQLQCPVPTHGDSPLQHNCSGKHAAFLATSRKMAWPLDDYLQSDHPVQVEVNRRVAELLGLPADELLAARDDCGAPTLRLQLAQMALLYAHLGASRHAELEQISRAMLAHPDLVAGEGRFDTELMRRSHGQVLSKGGAEGIQCLSRIGEGLGVAIKVEDGSRRAKQAVALYLLRELEWLTPVRLQELEDEMLEISPGVKLEVSGALQFRNS from the coding sequence ATGACCCTCTCATCGGGTTTCAGCTCTGCAGCGCGGTCCGGACAGGCCCCACTTCAGGTCACCCTTCGTCGGGGAACGATCAGTGAGTCAGTGCATCGGGTTCATGCCGTTGTTTGCGATGGTCAGGGACGCGTGCTCCTGTCGGCTGGAGACGCGGGCTTTGAAACGTTTATTCGCTCCGCACTCAAGCCATTTCAGGCTCTGCCGTTTTTGAGCAGCGGCGCAGCCGATCAGATGGATGTTGGTGAGCGGGGGATCGCGATTAGTTGTGCCTCCCACGCCGGCACCAATCTCCATGCGCGTGAAGCGTTCAAGCTGCTTTGGAAAGCTGAACTGGACCCCAGTCAGCTGCAGTGTCCTGTTCCCACCCATGGGGATAGCCCCTTGCAGCACAACTGTTCGGGAAAGCACGCTGCATTTCTGGCCACGAGCCGAAAGATGGCCTGGCCTTTGGATGACTATCTGCAGAGCGACCATCCAGTTCAGGTGGAGGTCAACCGTCGGGTGGCAGAGCTTTTGGGATTACCGGCGGATGAGCTTTTGGCAGCTCGCGATGATTGCGGAGCGCCGACGCTGCGCTTGCAACTCGCTCAAATGGCCCTGCTCTATGCCCACCTTGGGGCATCCCGACATGCCGAATTGGAACAGATCAGCAGAGCCATGCTGGCCCACCCTGATCTTGTTGCAGGGGAGGGACGTTTCGATACCGAATTGATGCGTCGCAGCCATGGTCAAGTGTTGAGCAAGGGGGGCGCCGAAGGGATTCAATGCCTCAGTCGGATCGGGGAAGGGTTAGGGGTCGCCATCAAAGTGGAAGATGGCTCGCGACGCGCCAAACAAGCAGTCGCCCTGTATTTACTCCGTGAGCTGGAATGGTTGACTCCCGTGAGGTTGCAGGAGTTGGAGGACGAGATGTTGGAGATCAGTCCGGGGGTCAAACTTGAGGTGAGCGGTGCGCTTCAGTTCAGGAACAGCTGA
- a CDS encoding sirohydrochlorin chelatase yields MADFQAEPSVERLGVLICGHGSRNRLAVEEFAQMVEKLRPKLAPMPVEHGYLEFAQPILREGLESLRQQGVTKVLAIPAMLFAAGHAKNDIPSVLNTYTAETGLPIDYGRELGVDRLMVAAAGSRVQEALERASNDISVSETLLVVVGRGSSDPDANSNVAKVTRMLVEGFGFGWGETVYSGVTFPLVDPGLRHVVRLGFRRIVVVPYFLFSGVLVSRIRQHTDLVAADYPDVEFLSAGYLGQHPMVVDTFRERVEEVLRGDTAMNCSLCKYRAQVLGFEQDVGRAQESHHHHVEGLAESCTLCELECTGACQPDGVPPGAHSHGHSHQHGEPDHEHHHPPYPHAEHPLGPVTLSQTLKASKDSLQKS; encoded by the coding sequence TTGGCCGACTTCCAAGCAGAACCATCCGTTGAACGCCTTGGGGTTCTGATCTGTGGCCACGGCAGCCGCAACAGGCTTGCCGTTGAAGAATTTGCGCAAATGGTCGAAAAACTTCGACCCAAGCTTGCTCCCATGCCTGTAGAGCACGGCTACTTGGAGTTTGCCCAACCGATTCTGAGGGAAGGATTGGAATCACTCCGCCAACAGGGCGTCACCAAAGTGTTGGCCATCCCCGCCATGTTGTTTGCAGCAGGACATGCCAAGAACGACATTCCCTCCGTTCTGAATACCTACACGGCGGAAACGGGCCTGCCCATCGACTACGGCCGCGAGTTGGGCGTCGATCGATTGATGGTGGCTGCAGCAGGGTCCAGGGTCCAAGAAGCTTTGGAGCGCGCATCCAACGACATCTCCGTCTCCGAAACATTGCTGGTCGTCGTCGGGCGCGGATCCTCCGATCCCGACGCCAACTCAAACGTGGCGAAAGTGACGCGGATGTTGGTGGAGGGTTTTGGCTTTGGCTGGGGTGAAACCGTCTATTCCGGCGTGACGTTCCCCCTCGTGGATCCCGGCCTTCGACACGTGGTGCGACTGGGGTTCCGCCGCATCGTTGTGGTTCCTTATTTTTTATTTTCTGGGGTGCTCGTGAGTCGAATCCGTCAGCACACCGACCTAGTGGCGGCCGACTATCCCGATGTGGAGTTCCTCTCCGCCGGCTACCTAGGCCAACACCCGATGGTGGTGGACACATTCAGAGAGCGGGTGGAGGAGGTGCTCCGTGGAGATACCGCAATGAATTGCTCCCTCTGCAAGTACAGAGCTCAGGTGCTGGGCTTTGAACAGGATGTAGGACGGGCCCAAGAAAGTCACCACCATCACGTCGAGGGATTGGCTGAGAGCTGCACGCTCTGCGAGCTCGAATGCACAGGCGCCTGCCAACCGGATGGAGTCCCGCCTGGGGCTCATAGCCATGGACACAGCCATCAACATGGCGAGCCGGATCACGAGCATCACCACCCCCCCTATCCCCACGCTGAACATCCGCTGGGTCCAGTCACGCTGAGCCAAACCTTGAAAGCATCCAAGGATTCCCTTCAGAAGTCTTAA
- a CDS encoding amino acid ABC transporter substrate-binding protein has product MSRPISRRLIGAVGGLVGLISGCATLSDGTSSRLDLVQSRGELLCGVSGKIPGFSFLSPEGRYAGFDVDICKAMAAAFVGDSAKVQYRPLTAPERFTALRSGEIDLLSRNTTHTLSRDAAGGNGLSFAPTVFHDGQGLMVSVGSGVRSIADLSGKAICVGSGTTTEQNLNDAFAAQGLPYTPIKYQDLNQVVGGYLQGRCAAMTSDRSQLASARSGFKDPQQHVILEDRLSKEPLAPAVVGGDQRMADATNWVVYALIEAEERGITQANLDDVLERAVADPSQAALRRFLGVDGGLGAKLGLPDDFVVQVIRATGNYGEIYNRHLGPGSAVTIPRGPNRLGVEGGLMIAPPFT; this is encoded by the coding sequence ATGTCCCGACCCATCTCTAGACGTCTGATTGGTGCCGTCGGCGGTTTAGTTGGTTTGATCAGTGGATGCGCCACCCTGAGTGATGGCACTAGTTCCAGGTTGGACTTAGTGCAGTCGAGGGGTGAGTTGTTGTGCGGCGTGAGTGGCAAGATCCCTGGCTTCAGTTTTTTAAGTCCTGAAGGGCGCTACGCCGGCTTCGATGTAGACATTTGCAAGGCGATGGCCGCGGCTTTTGTTGGCGATAGCGCCAAGGTTCAATACCGCCCCCTGACCGCGCCGGAGCGATTCACAGCATTGCGGTCTGGGGAGATCGATCTTCTCTCACGCAACACGACCCATACCCTCAGCCGTGACGCAGCCGGGGGGAATGGACTCAGCTTTGCCCCCACGGTGTTTCACGATGGGCAGGGATTGATGGTGTCGGTGGGGAGTGGCGTCCGTTCGATCGCTGATTTGAGTGGCAAAGCCATTTGCGTCGGATCGGGAACGACCACTGAACAGAACTTGAATGATGCGTTTGCAGCGCAGGGTCTTCCCTACACCCCGATCAAATACCAAGACTTAAACCAAGTGGTGGGAGGTTATTTGCAAGGTCGTTGTGCCGCGATGACCTCCGATCGTTCACAGCTGGCTTCCGCTCGTTCTGGATTTAAAGACCCTCAACAACACGTGATTTTGGAGGACCGGTTGAGTAAAGAACCCCTCGCTCCAGCCGTCGTTGGGGGTGATCAGCGGATGGCCGATGCGACCAATTGGGTGGTGTATGCCCTCATCGAAGCGGAGGAGCGTGGCATTACTCAAGCCAACCTTGACGATGTTTTGGAACGGGCAGTTGCGGATCCATCGCAGGCCGCGTTGCGTCGTTTCTTGGGGGTGGATGGAGGCCTCGGAGCGAAGCTCGGTTTGCCGGACGACTTCGTGGTGCAGGTGATTCGGGCGACTGGTAACTATGGCGAGATCTACAACCGTCATCTCGGCCCCGGAAGTGCCGTCACCATCCCCAGGGGTCCCAATCGTCTGGGTGTTGAAGGTGGTTTGATGATTGCTCCGCCGTTCACTTGA